ACAAGGCCGGCAATCGGTGGATACCCAAGCCGAAGGCATGCGCAAGAACATCCAGGCTACCCAGAAGGTGGCGGATACGATCGAAGCCCTGTCGCAGAACGCGCGCGGCATTACGATGATTACCAAGACGATTACCGAAATTGCTGAACAGACCAACCTTCTGTCACTCAATGCCTCCATTGAAGCCGCCCGTGCAGGCGAGCATGGCCGTGGCTTCGCTGTCGTTGCCCAGGAGGTGCGCAAACTGGCCGAGGAATCCACCGCTTCAACCAAAGAGGTGTTCGGGCTGGTACGCAGCATTGAAGCGGATATCAAGCAGGCCATTGATAACATCGCCATCAACGAAGAGGTAGTCCAGGTACAGAATGAGATGATAACGGAGACGGCCAATATCTTTGCTCAAATTGTACATAGCGTCCAATACATAACCGAGCAGATCGCCTCCTTCTCCGCAGAGAGTGATCTTATGCTGGAGAGCGCGCTCAAGATCTCCGGGGCGATCGAGAATATCTCAGCCATCACCCAGGAGACCGCCGCAGGGACCGAAGAGGTATCCGCAGCGATGAACGAACAGATTCACGCGCTGCAATCCGTAGCTGAGGAGACAGAGAAGATGACCTCCGCAGTCTTCAATCTGCAAAAAACGATTCATATTTTCAAATTTTAGCCTCGGCACAAAGAGACACGCCTGCGGAATTTTCTGCGGGAGGTGTCTCTTTTTTTGGGCAAAACAAAGAATGTTATGTAATATTCACAAATTGTTGAAATTGTGCATAACACGAAGAATCCTGTTTTGCACTTCTTTACTTTAAATGTTCTAGTACCATAGCTTAACTAGTAGCAGACTCTCCAGCATGCCAATACTTAAGACCTATTAACAGATATTTCAATCCTGTATTTCTCATAAAATCATAACGTTTTGCAGCGAACCCGGGATGCAATGAGGCTTTGTGCTCACTTTACAAAATTATAGCCCTTAATATTCATTTGCATTTTAAGACTTTAGTCTTCCAGAGACAACCATTTTCAAAAGTTTGAAAATCCAAATATCTAGCGATTTTTACTCCTGAATATTCGCTAAATTCCGAGCTTCTTCTCACAAGGGTTATTGACAAAAGAGGAGCAAGGAATATATTGTAAAGGAAAATTCTCCTT
This genomic interval from Paenibacillus sp. FSL H8-0332 contains the following:
- a CDS encoding methyl-accepting chemotaxis protein; the protein is MDWMNKLPLKQKIVTGCYLVAALFAVPVLITLILMDRLLIGIVLVAVLAALTYPLARFIERTLTSSFEDISNVTHTIAKGDFTSRADENGSMGDISRSFNTMIDKLKKILTDASQITRQVMDASRGIEDKNQNLKFVMAQVASSSNELALGANEISVDIADMTESIKDIEIKVSNYTNSTKEMNRRSVHTLELVEQGRQSVDTQAEGMRKNIQATQKVADTIEALSQNARGITMITKTITEIAEQTNLLSLNASIEAARAGEHGRGFAVVAQEVRKLAEESTASTKEVFGLVRSIEADIKQAIDNIAINEEVVQVQNEMITETANIFAQIVHSVQYITEQIASFSAESDLMLESALKISGAIENISAITQETAAGTEEVSAAMNEQIHALQSVAEETEKMTSAVFNLQKTIHIFKF